The following coding sequences lie in one Sorex araneus isolate mSorAra2 chromosome 4, mSorAra2.pri, whole genome shotgun sequence genomic window:
- the LOC129404296 gene encoding tubulin delta chain-like, translated as MSIVTVQLGQCGNQIGFEVFDALFRDSYYLEGLCSKKENEAYQASCKERFFSEEKNEVPVARAVLIDMEPKVINQVLSKAAHSGRWKYGQQACLCQKQGSGNNWAYGYSVHGPRHEESIMNLIQKEVEKCDSLSGFFIIMSMAGGTGSGLGAFITQNLQDQYSNSLKMNQIIWPYGTGEVIVQNYNSILTLSHLYRSSEALLVHENDALHKICAKLMKIKQISFSDINQVLAHQLGSVFQPTYSAEGMCNYRRNPLGDLMESLVPHPEFKMLGVRNIPQMSENLLAYSTFTWAGLLKHLRQMLISNAKMEEGIDWQVRPPFSGRPPLGKKALGSEPHFNTSLANLLILRGKEVQSAELEGFKDPALYTSWLKPDNAFTVWKTQRAFSKYEKSAALVSNSQFLVKPLDMIVGKAWNMFASKAYVHQYTKFGIEEEDFLDSFTLLEQVVSSYCNL; from the coding sequence ATGTCAATTGTAACAGTACAACTTGGTCAGTGTGGAAATCAGATTGGTTTTGAAGTGTTTGATGCTTTATTTAGAGACTCATATTATCTTGAGGGACTCTGCTCTAAAAAAGAGAATGAGGCATATCAAGCATCTTGCAAGGAAAGATTTTTtagtgaagagaaaaatgaagttcCAGTTGCTCGGGCCGTACTTATTGACATGGAACCAAAAGTTATCAATCAAGTGTTGTCAAAGGCTGCCCATTCTGGCCGGTGGAAATATGGTCAGCAAGCATGCCTCTGTCAAAAGCAAGGTTCTGGAAACAACTGGGCGTATGGATACTCTGTTCATGGACCCAGGCATGAAGAATCTATAATGAACCTAATCCAGAAAGAAGTGGAGAAATGTGACTCTTTGAGTGGCTTTTTTATTATAATGAGTATGGCTGGGGGCACAGGATCAGGGCTTGGAGCCTTCATTACACAGAATTTACAAGATCAATACTCAAACTCTTTGAAAATGAATCAGATTATATGGCCTTATGGAACTGGTGAGGTTATTGTTCAGAACTACAACTCCATTTTGACTCTTTCTCACTTGTACCGATCTTCAGAAGCCCTTCTCGTCCATGAGAATGATGCTCTTCATAAGATCTGTGCAAAACTGATGAAAATCAAGCAGATCTCATTCAGTGATATTAATCAAGTCCTCGCACATCAGCTAGGAAGTGTGTTCCAACCTACTTATTCTGCAGAGGGCATGTGTAACTACCGGAGAAATCCATTAGGAGATTTAATGGAGAGTTTAGTTCCTCATCCTGAATTTAAGATGCTCGGTGTTCGTAACATTCCACAAATGTCTGAGAACTTGCTGGCATATAGCACGTTTACTTGGGCTGGCCTCCTGAAGCATTTGAGACAGATGCTCATTTCTAATGCGAAAATGGAAGAAGGTATTGATTGGCAGGTCCGGCCTCCCTTCTCAGGACGCCCCCCTCTGGGCAAGAAGGCCCTGGGCTCCGAGCCGCACTTCAACACTTCCCTGGCTAACCTGCTCATCCTGCGTGGGAAGGAGGTGCAAAGTGCAGAGCTGGAGGGCTTTAAAGATCCAGCTCTGTACACTTCCTGGTTAAAGCCTGACAACGCTTTCACTGTATGGAAAACCCAGCGAGCCTTTAGCAAGTATGAGAAGTCTGCAGCTTTGGTCAGCAACAGTCAGTTCTTAGTAAAGCCACTTGATATGATTGTGGGCAAAGCATGGAATATGTTTGCTTCAAAGGCCTACGTTCATCAGTACACAAAATTTGGAATTGAAGAAGAAGACTTTCTGGACAGTTTCACATTGTTAGAACAAGTTGTTTCCAGTTACTGCAATCTTTGA